In Chloroherpetonaceae bacterium, one DNA window encodes the following:
- a CDS encoding antitoxin VbhA family protein: protein MYNTIEIDRSNLTIMGVKFSDLKTLENTANALGSNMFEGFKPTPKGIEIIRDYVTGKISLIELVRLAKQKAYV, encoded by the coding sequence ATGTACAACACGATAGAAATAGATAGAAGTAACCTGACAATAATGGGAGTTAAGTTTTCGGACTTGAAAACCTTGGAAAACACTGCAAATGCCTTGGGGAGTAATATGTTTGAAGGCTTTAAACCGACACCAAAAGGTATTGAAATCATAAGGGACTATGTGACTGGCAAAATATCGCTAATAGAACTCGTGAGATTAGCCAAACAAAAAGCCTATGTCTAA
- a CDS encoding response regulator: MPESHILLVDDEPMVLSSLSRLLEDDYTVHTADGGAKAIELAKKYPIKVVISDQRMPGMLGHEVLRQIKAISPNTIRMLLTGYSDLDAIISSVNAGEIFRYINKPWKADNLCNLVKLGIQIYDKITLLQNQETQKPSSGVPLGVQRSVHIEVEEKSGSVLFVDYGPNEAKNLADKFSKGFDVTSATSVDEAFKELAKRPISVVVSNVNFGDIDGISFLNTIRQEYPNVITVILTEVKDATLAVRSINELGVFKYLVKPTADNVIEQTIKDAAQRSKSYQSTPTQNVRQAAETIAPDLVTPKIEESALRLRLRAAQALLSKTNLRSEL, translated from the coding sequence ATGCCAGAATCACATATTCTTTTGGTTGATGACGAACCAATGGTACTTAGTTCACTTTCACGCTTGCTTGAGGACGATTACACGGTTCATACCGCTGATGGTGGTGCAAAAGCAATTGAACTTGCAAAAAAGTACCCGATAAAGGTTGTCATTAGCGATCAAAGAATGCCCGGAATGTTGGGCCACGAAGTGCTTCGCCAAATCAAAGCCATTAGCCCAAATACCATTCGGATGTTGCTTACGGGTTACTCCGATTTGGATGCTATTATCAGCTCTGTCAACGCCGGCGAAATATTCCGTTATATCAACAAGCCTTGGAAAGCGGATAACCTATGCAATTTGGTTAAGCTCGGCATTCAGATTTATGATAAAATTACCTTGCTTCAAAATCAAGAAACCCAGAAGCCATCGAGTGGAGTCCCTTTAGGTGTTCAACGCAGTGTTCATATCGAAGTTGAAGAGAAAAGCGGCTCTGTGCTTTTTGTTGATTACGGTCCGAATGAAGCTAAGAATTTGGCGGATAAATTTTCAAAAGGTTTTGATGTAACAAGCGCCACTTCGGTTGATGAAGCCTTCAAAGAATTGGCAAAAAGGCCAATTTCAGTAGTAGTCAGCAATGTTAATTTTGGTGATATCGATGGGATTAGCTTCCTTAATACCATTCGTCAAGAATATCCTAATGTTATCACAGTTATCCTCACCGAAGTGAAAGATGCAACGCTTGCCGTACGCTCCATCAATGAACTCGGGGTTTTCAAGTATTTGGTAAAGCCTACAGCAGATAATGTCATTGAGCAAACGATTAAGGATGCAGCACAGCGTAGCAAATCATATCAATCCACGCCAACGCAGAATGTTCGTCAAGCGGCAGAAACCATTGCACCGGATTTGGTTACGCCAAAAATCGAAGAAAGCGCCCTACGCTTACGCCTAAGAGCCGCTCAAGCCTTGCTTTCGAAAACCAATCTGCGCAGCGAACTTTAA
- a CDS encoding Fic family protein: protein MSNSYKYIDPDFIYTDPKTGLLRNILDITDPDVLIFVESGAVTKRLQELYDNPIQIKGIDSLFDIHKHLFQDIYIWAGKKRTVEISKDGKQFFPTSHFVNAFRHIDQLIAEFKKIPKDNKKLLSEKLAEILDNVNYLHPFREGNGRTQREFLRLLALEKELTLNLNPPDNKSTYERYMKGTIESDVNTLRELIIELIDTNEK, encoded by the coding sequence ATGTCTAATTCTTATAAATATATTGACCCCGACTTTATCTACACTGATCCAAAGACTGGACTTTTAAGGAACATTTTAGACATTACAGACCCCGATGTATTGATTTTTGTTGAAAGTGGTGCAGTAACTAAACGACTTCAAGAACTTTACGATAATCCCATACAAATAAAGGGCATTGACAGCCTTTTTGACATTCACAAACATTTATTTCAAGACATTTACATTTGGGCTGGCAAAAAGCGAACAGTTGAAATTAGCAAAGATGGCAAACAGTTCTTCCCTACTTCACACTTTGTCAACGCATTCAGACACATTGACCAATTAATTGCTGAGTTCAAGAAAATTCCGAAAGACAATAAAAAACTACTTTCCGAGAAATTGGCTGAAATTTTAGATAATGTCAACTATTTACACCCATTCAGAGAAGGAAACGGGCGAACACAAAGAGAGTTTTTAAGACTATTGGCATTAGAGAAAGAGTTGACACTAAATCTAAACCCACCAGACAACAAAAGTACTTACGAACGATATATGAAAGGAACAATTGAAAGTGATGTAAATACTTTAAGAGAGTTAATTATTGAACTAATAGACACGAATGAGAAATAA